The following are from one region of the Dreissena polymorpha isolate Duluth1 chromosome 2, UMN_Dpol_1.0, whole genome shotgun sequence genome:
- the LOC127867708 gene encoding uncharacterized protein LOC127867708, with protein sequence MYRILLAAILISTGYCFLSHWGDCETDDDCIDFCAQVNPNTVSSECNEDDQCFCDPGTTTKMTTSTTAPASSSRNTVGMSTDASQTSPPTRSPMCDYFNATLHRCKDSSACGLSLVYDVICPDPAEIIYCPHTCGCC encoded by the exons ATGTACAGGATATTGTTAGCAGCTATACTCATATCAACAGGGT ATTGCTTTTTGAGCCATTGGGGTGATTGCGAAACTGACGACGACTGCATTGACTTCTGCGCGCAAGTGAATCCGAACACGGTGTCATCAGAATGTAACGAAGATGACCAGTGCTTCTgtg ACCCAGGAACAACCACCAAGATGACAACTTCGACAACGGCCCCTGCTTCTTCTTCGCGAAATACCGTGGGGATGTCTACTGATGCATCGCAGACATCGCCACCGACACGAAGTCCAATGTGCGATTACTTTA acGCCACTCTCCATCGATGTAAGGACAGTTCTGCCTGTGGTTTATCGCTGGTATATGACGTCATCTGCCCTGATCCGGCCGAAATCATTTATTGCCCACATACATGTGGATGCTGTTAA